The proteins below are encoded in one region of Knoellia sp. S7-12:
- a CDS encoding Gfo/Idh/MocA family oxidoreductase: protein MTVRIGMIGPGGMGQAHIERIHTVIAGGRVVAVSDVDPARAAEVAERIGGVSHLTSAELIASPDVDAVMICSFGPAHEVDVLACIAAGKPVFCEKPLTPTAEAALRIMEAEQAVGRRLVTVGFMRRFDASYREMKDLLDSGELGETLMVHCAHRNPTVPEMYTWDMAINDTAIHEVDTMRWLLGEEFVSVRVDTPKKTSLRFPHLQDPLVLILTSTSGVRVDDEIFVNCQFGYDIRCEAVAERGAVSLSDQELTSVRREHTAGNKITRDHNDRFRGAFVTEVQEWISGVARGEHTGSTSWDGYAAACVCDAGVKALTELGEVAVEMIERPAFYA, encoded by the coding sequence GTGACTGTTCGCATCGGAATGATCGGCCCTGGTGGGATGGGTCAGGCCCACATTGAACGGATCCATACCGTCATCGCGGGTGGCCGCGTCGTGGCCGTCAGTGACGTCGACCCGGCGCGGGCCGCGGAGGTGGCCGAGCGCATCGGAGGCGTCTCCCACTTGACCTCCGCCGAGCTCATCGCAAGTCCCGACGTGGACGCCGTCATGATCTGCAGCTTCGGTCCCGCGCATGAGGTCGACGTGCTGGCGTGCATCGCCGCCGGCAAGCCCGTGTTCTGTGAGAAGCCGCTGACGCCCACCGCGGAGGCCGCGCTGCGCATCATGGAGGCTGAGCAGGCGGTCGGCAGACGCCTCGTCACCGTGGGGTTCATGCGTCGGTTCGACGCCAGCTACCGCGAGATGAAGGACCTTCTCGACTCCGGCGAGCTCGGCGAGACACTCATGGTGCACTGCGCGCACCGCAACCCCACGGTGCCCGAGATGTACACGTGGGACATGGCGATCAACGACACCGCCATCCACGAGGTCGACACCATGCGGTGGCTGCTCGGGGAGGAGTTCGTGTCCGTGCGGGTCGACACGCCCAAGAAGACCTCGCTGCGGTTCCCGCACCTGCAGGACCCCCTCGTCCTCATCCTCACGAGCACCTCGGGTGTCCGGGTGGACGACGAGATCTTCGTCAACTGCCAGTTCGGCTACGACATCCGCTGCGAAGCGGTCGCGGAGCGTGGCGCGGTCAGCCTGTCCGACCAGGAGCTCACCTCCGTGCGTCGCGAGCACACCGCTGGCAACAAGATCACGCGTGACCACAACGACCGCTTCCGTGGTGCCTTCGTGACAGAGGTCCAGGAGTGGATCTCTGGCGTGGCGCGTGGAGAGCACACCGGGTCGACCTCGTGGGACGGGTATGCCGCAGCATGCGTCTGTGACGCTGGTGTCAAAGCCCTCACGGAGCTTGGCGAAGTCGCCGTCGAGATGATCGAGCGCCCTGCGTTCTACGCCTGA